In Porites lutea chromosome 1, jaPorLute2.1, whole genome shotgun sequence, a single genomic region encodes these proteins:
- the LOC140934547 gene encoding uncharacterized protein has translation MAWFVVFLICTAVFVEGRPRHHKHKKAHEATHLNDDTPPQAYHQPMDDPAKGTPQNINVYNMGIRKMAKDNKVTAQMDAHNVALTMQGPGIISVGATQQQVAQGDPKPDHTISVVKDTPSDKSYHVINVHSGHKLPIVLPLSELPSPQAAPKEGKSDHQQPIVAMNKDLSRMPNKQKPKIALQEGQRPPLATKDQNQQHVPSVHVQNKMIKEKANKVPTNLESSVPVADHKPKHEEQVVNGHKIKVANAGEPQKVFSQVDSNNVALTVHGPGSASVTSNVKGGSTQTVIFDPRPYDPCPGVKCPKEN, from the exons ACCATAAGCACAAGAAAG CTCACGAGGCAACTCATCTCAATGACGATACaccaccacaggcataccaccAGCCCATGGATGACCCAGCCAAAGGAACCCCACAGAATATCAACGTGTACAATATGGGCATACGTAAGATGGCAAAAGACAACAAAGTAACAGCGCAGATGGACGCACACAATGTGGCACTTACCATGCAAGGACCTGGGATTATATCGGTGGGAGCCACTCAACAGCAAGTTGCACAGGGTGACCCAAAACCCGACCACACCATTAGTGTGGTCAAAGACACCCCTTCGGATAAGAGTTACCACGTGATAAACGTCCATTCAG GTCATAAACTACCTATAGTCCTCCCACTGTCAGAGCTACCTTCACCGCAAGCGGCACCGAAAGAAGGGAAATCTGATCACCAGCAGCCTATCGTGGCTATGAACAAGGATCTATCAAGGATGCctaacaaacaaaaaccaaagaTTGCATTGCAAGAAGGGCAGCGACCGCCCTTGGCGACCAAAGATCAAAACCAGCAACATGTTCCATCAGTTCATGTGCAGAACAAAATGAtcaaagaaaaagcaaacaagGTGCCGACAAATCTTGAGAGTAGTGTTCCTGTGGCAGATCATAAGCCCAAAC ACGAAGAACAAGTTGTCAATGGTCACAAGATTAAAGTTGCCAATGCAGGCGAGCCTCAAAAAGTTTTCAGTCAGGTGGATTCTAACAATGTCGCCCTCACGGTTCATGGGCCTGGGTCGGCATCTGTGACGTCAAACGTTAAAGGGGGAAGCACCCAAACTGTCATTTTCGATCCCAGGCCATATGATCCATGTCCTGGGGTTAAATGCCCGAAAGAAAACTGA